The Streptomyces sp. NBC_01353 genome contains a region encoding:
- a CDS encoding amino acid ABC transporter permease: MTESTALYDIPGPQTRKRHRLYGVVSTIAILALAGWILHLLFDTEQFTATKWSPFAYVGIQELVLRGLGNTLKAFAYASVFSLALGAVLATGRLSERVALRWVSTLLVEFFRAMPVLVMIFFIFVALKVQPLPALVAGLTLYNGSVLAEVFRTGVNSVDRGQREAAYALGMRKTQVMTYVLVPQAVRAMLPTIISQLVVALKDTSLGFLITYEEFLHAGKLIASNLDYDLPFIPVVMVISPIYIGMCMLLSWFATWVARVERRSPKTKAADVHPAEPETLLPGGGPPTGP, translated from the coding sequence ATGACCGAGTCCACCGCCCTGTACGACATCCCCGGCCCACAGACCCGCAAGCGGCACCGGCTCTACGGCGTCGTCTCCACCATCGCGATCCTGGCCCTGGCCGGCTGGATCCTCCATCTCCTCTTCGACACCGAGCAGTTCACCGCCACGAAGTGGTCGCCCTTCGCATACGTCGGGATCCAGGAGCTGGTGCTGAGGGGCCTCGGGAACACCCTCAAGGCCTTCGCGTACGCATCGGTGTTCTCGCTCGCGCTCGGCGCCGTCCTCGCCACCGGACGGCTCTCGGAACGCGTGGCGCTCCGCTGGGTCTCGACGCTGCTCGTCGAGTTCTTCCGCGCCATGCCCGTGCTGGTGATGATCTTCTTCATCTTCGTGGCTCTCAAGGTCCAGCCACTGCCGGCGCTGGTCGCCGGACTGACCCTCTACAACGGCTCGGTGCTCGCCGAGGTGTTCCGCACCGGGGTCAACTCCGTCGACCGCGGCCAGCGGGAGGCGGCGTACGCGCTCGGTATGCGCAAGACCCAGGTCATGACCTACGTCCTCGTGCCGCAGGCGGTCCGGGCGATGCTGCCGACCATCATCAGCCAGCTGGTGGTGGCCCTGAAGGACACCTCGCTCGGCTTCCTCATCACGTACGAGGAGTTCCTGCACGCGGGCAAACTGATCGCGTCGAACCTCGACTACGATCTGCCGTTCATCCCCGTCGTCATGGTGATCTCGCCGATCTACATCGGGATGTGCATGCTGCTCTCCTGGTTCGCCACCTGGGTGGCCCGGGTGGAGCGCCGCAGTCCCAAAACGAAGGCCGCGGACGTCCACCCGGCCGAACCAGAGACGCTGCTGCCGGGTGGGGGTCCTCCCACGGGGCCCTAG
- a CDS encoding amino acid ABC transporter permease, translated as MDVLTQNFSLYWEGFLGTVELTVYSSALALVLGFVMASFRVAPVGSFRVFGTVWVTVLRNTPLTLLFFAVMLGLPRFGIVLPFELFAVLALGCYTSAFICEALRSGINTVPRGQGEAARSLGMTFGQTLNAVVLPQAFRSVIPPIGSTLIALAKNSAIAGAFSVTELLGTYKTLSELGYNIIWTFVWIAVGYLIITLTISAIFNVLEKRWGVAR; from the coding sequence ATGGACGTCCTGACACAGAACTTCTCGCTCTACTGGGAAGGCTTCCTCGGCACCGTCGAACTCACCGTCTACTCCTCGGCGCTCGCGCTCGTCCTCGGCTTCGTGATGGCCTCCTTCCGCGTCGCGCCCGTCGGCTCCTTCCGGGTCTTCGGCACGGTCTGGGTCACCGTCCTGCGCAACACCCCGCTCACCCTGCTCTTCTTCGCGGTGATGCTCGGACTGCCGCGGTTCGGAATCGTGCTCCCCTTCGAGCTGTTCGCGGTCCTCGCGCTCGGCTGCTACACCTCGGCCTTCATCTGCGAGGCGCTGCGCTCCGGCATCAACACCGTGCCGCGCGGCCAGGGCGAGGCCGCCCGCAGCCTCGGCATGACCTTCGGGCAGACCCTCAACGCCGTCGTCCTGCCCCAGGCGTTCCGCTCCGTCATCCCGCCCATCGGCTCCACGCTCATCGCGCTCGCCAAGAACTCCGCGATCGCCGGAGCCTTCAGCGTCACCGAACTCCTCGGCACCTACAAGACGTTGAGCGAGCTCGGCTACAACATCATCTGGACCTTCGTCTGGATCGCCGTCGGATACCTGATCATCACCCTCACCATCAGCGCGATCTTCAACGTCCTGGAGAAGCGCTGGGGAGTCGCCCGATGA
- a CDS encoding glutamate ABC transporter substrate-binding protein: MHRTRRTLAVLALLASSVTALVACGKEGSPPVKGPQPDELPVYQVQSAFQLPDSPTWRKAKQRGHPIVGAKEDQPYMGEKDPATGRYSGFDIEIAKMMSASLGFDPASIEFRTIASANRETALQNGQIDYYVGTYTINDNRKKLVGFAGPYYMAGQSLLVRTDENDIDGPQDLDGKRVCSAAGSTPYQRIEKDYPKAELVAYDTYSVCVDNLLTYQVDAVTTDDTILMGYAAKVPDELKVVGKPFSQEPYGIGVPRSDNALRFALDDALAVHERNGDWKKAYDATLGLSGVPAPQPPAIDRYPAS; this comes from the coding sequence GTGCACCGTACGCGACGCACTCTCGCGGTCCTCGCGCTGCTCGCCTCCTCCGTGACCGCGCTGGTCGCCTGCGGCAAGGAGGGCAGCCCGCCCGTCAAGGGCCCGCAGCCCGACGAACTCCCCGTCTACCAGGTCCAGTCGGCGTTCCAGCTGCCCGACTCCCCGACCTGGCGGAAGGCGAAGCAGCGCGGCCATCCGATCGTCGGCGCCAAGGAGGACCAGCCCTACATGGGGGAGAAGGACCCGGCCACCGGACGGTACTCGGGCTTCGACATCGAGATCGCGAAGATGATGTCGGCCTCGCTCGGCTTCGACCCGGCCTCGATCGAGTTCCGGACCATCGCCTCGGCCAACCGCGAAACCGCCCTGCAGAACGGCCAGATCGACTACTACGTCGGCACCTACACCATCAACGACAACCGCAAGAAGCTCGTCGGCTTCGCCGGCCCCTACTACATGGCCGGCCAGTCGCTGCTCGTCCGCACCGACGAGAACGACATCGACGGGCCGCAGGACCTCGACGGCAAGCGCGTCTGCTCGGCCGCCGGATCCACCCCTTACCAGCGCATCGAGAAGGACTACCCGAAGGCGGAGCTCGTCGCCTACGACACCTACTCCGTCTGCGTCGACAACCTGCTCACCTACCAGGTCGACGCGGTCACCACCGACGACACGATCCTCATGGGCTACGCGGCCAAGGTCCCCGACGAACTCAAGGTCGTCGGCAAGCCGTTCTCCCAGGAGCCGTACGGCATCGGCGTCCCCCGCAGCGACAACGCCCTGCGCTTCGCCCTCGACGACGCCCTCGCCGTCCACGAGAGGAACGGCGACTGGAAGAAGGCGTACGACGCGACCCTCGGCCTCTCCGGGGTCCCCGCCCCGCAGCCGCCGGCCATCGACCGCTACCCGGCGAGCTGA
- a CDS encoding amino acid ABC transporter ATP-binding protein produces MAVVDPLIELRDVNKHYGTLHVLQDIRLTVGRGEVVVVIGPSGSGKSTLCRAINRLESVETGDILIDGQPIPAEGKALARLRAEVGMVFQSFNLFAHKTVLANVSLAQIKVRKRKKEEADRRSRELLDRVGLAAHADKFPAQLSGGQQQRVAIARALAMDPKALLFDEPTSALDPEMINEVLEVMQQLAQEGMTMVVVTHEMGFARSAANRVVFMADGRIVEDRAPEEFFTSPRSERAKDFLSKILKH; encoded by the coding sequence ATGGCCGTCGTCGATCCGTTGATCGAGCTGCGTGACGTCAACAAGCACTACGGCACGTTGCACGTTCTGCAGGACATCCGCCTCACCGTCGGCCGCGGGGAAGTGGTGGTGGTCATCGGACCGTCCGGATCGGGCAAGTCGACGCTCTGCCGGGCCATCAACCGACTGGAGTCCGTCGAGACCGGCGACATCCTCATCGACGGACAGCCCATCCCCGCCGAGGGAAAGGCGCTCGCCCGGCTGCGGGCCGAGGTCGGCATGGTCTTCCAGTCCTTCAACCTCTTCGCGCACAAGACCGTCCTCGCCAATGTCTCCCTCGCCCAGATCAAGGTCCGCAAGCGCAAGAAGGAGGAGGCCGACCGGCGTTCACGCGAACTCCTCGACCGGGTAGGGCTCGCCGCCCACGCCGACAAGTTCCCCGCCCAGCTCTCCGGCGGTCAGCAGCAGCGCGTCGCGATCGCCCGCGCGCTCGCCATGGACCCCAAAGCCCTCCTCTTCGACGAGCCGACCTCCGCCCTCGACCCCGAGATGATCAACGAGGTCCTGGAGGTGATGCAGCAGCTCGCCCAGGAGGGCATGACCATGGTCGTCGTCACCCACGAGATGGGCTTCGCCCGCTCCGCCGCCAATCGTGTCGTCTTCATGGCCGACGGCCGCATCGTCGAGGACCGCGCCCCCGAGGAGTTCTTCACCAGTCCGCGCAGCGAGCGCGCCAAGGACTTCCTGTCCAAGATCCTCAAGCACTGA
- a CDS encoding DUF6278 family protein, whose product MNIPFLDIWRKRPEADRSPLAAAFDRDPEGVGELLAECELLRARAQAAGVRLDDTARSLMALDQLPPRWRDDPEELPWVGNDAGLYLGTVIVRTVPGAAWQVWPGGRPVVRLASGREIDVVAAGLDWAVSGSPELSQVYGEAAEF is encoded by the coding sequence ATGAACATCCCGTTCCTGGACATCTGGCGCAAGCGGCCCGAGGCCGATCGATCCCCCTTGGCCGCGGCCTTCGACCGTGATCCGGAGGGGGTGGGTGAGCTGCTCGCCGAGTGCGAGCTGCTGCGCGCCAGGGCCCAGGCCGCGGGGGTGCGCCTGGACGACACGGCGCGCTCACTGATGGCGCTCGACCAGCTTCCGCCGCGCTGGCGGGACGATCCGGAGGAGCTGCCCTGGGTGGGCAATGACGCCGGGCTGTATCTGGGCACGGTCATCGTGCGGACGGTGCCGGGAGCGGCTTGGCAGGTGTGGCCGGGAGGCCGGCCGGTGGTCCGGCTGGCCTCGGGTCGGGAGATCGACGTGGTGGCGGCGGGGCTCGACTGGGCCGTCAGCGGATCGCCCGAACTCTCCCAGGTGTACGGGGAGGCGGCCGAGTTCTGA
- a CDS encoding glycerophosphodiester phosphodiesterase family protein: MLDPQTPPAGARRGRRKAAVTLALVLACASTAAFLSVREAPSAPAPAPAPAMAKAVATSAEKRATNPFLRAPGAPVTVIAHRGASSAAPENTLVSDEVARRGGARWIENDVQPSEDGVPYILHDTTVDRTTDGTGPIRGLTAAELDALDAGSWFAPAFTGARVPTLAAQLDDLRLRGGNLVLEIKGRHSRDEVARIVKELRDHGMTDRVLVQSFDLDALRHTRELAPALPLALLRDKLDPDPVAVARELGLSAYNPNAVDLTAHPEAVQKLHAAGVAVMAWTVDSPARWKTLDSLGTDAIITNRPAELAGWNAARPS, from the coding sequence ATGTTAGATCCCCAGACTCCGCCCGCCGGAGCGCGACGCGGTCGGCGCAAGGCCGCCGTCACGCTCGCGCTGGTCCTCGCCTGCGCCTCGACCGCCGCGTTCCTGTCGGTTCGGGAGGCCCCGTCCGCTCCCGCTCCCGCTCCCGCTCCCGCCATGGCGAAGGCGGTGGCGACAAGCGCGGAGAAGCGTGCCACGAACCCCTTCCTGCGAGCGCCCGGCGCGCCGGTGACGGTGATCGCCCACCGCGGCGCCTCCTCGGCCGCGCCCGAGAACACGCTGGTCTCCGACGAGGTCGCCCGCAGGGGCGGCGCCCGGTGGATCGAGAACGACGTCCAGCCGAGCGAGGACGGCGTGCCGTACATCCTCCACGACACCACGGTCGACCGGACCACCGACGGCACCGGGCCGATCCGCGGACTGACCGCCGCGGAGCTGGACGCGCTCGACGCCGGCTCCTGGTTCGCCCCCGCGTTCACCGGGGCACGGGTCCCCACCCTCGCCGCCCAGCTGGACGATCTGCGTCTCCGGGGCGGGAACCTGGTCCTGGAGATCAAGGGCAGGCACAGCCGCGACGAGGTGGCACGGATCGTCAAGGAACTGCGCGACCACGGCATGACCGACCGGGTGCTCGTGCAGAGCTTCGACCTCGATGCGCTGAGGCACACTCGCGAACTGGCCCCCGCGCTCCCCCTCGCCCTCCTGCGCGACAAGCTGGATCCCGACCCGGTCGCCGTCGCCCGAGAGCTCGGCCTGAGCGCCTACAACCCGAACGCCGTCGATCTGACCGCCCACCCGGAGGCGGTTCAGAAGCTCCACGCGGCCGGGGTCGCCGTCATGGCCTGGACCGTCGACAGCCCGGCCCGCTGGAAGACCCTGGATTCGCTCGGCACCGACGCGATCATCACCAACCGCCCGGCGGAGCTGGCCGGCTGGAACGCCGCCCGGCCCTCCTAG
- a CDS encoding exodeoxyribonuclease III: MRIATWNVNSITARLPRLLAWLESSGTDVLCIQETKCTVEQFPADELRELGYESVVSATGRWNGVALLSKVGLEDVVTGLPGGPDYETVQEPRAISATCGPVRVWSVYVPNGREVAHEHYAYKLRWLEALQAAVAEDAAGERPFAVLGDYNIAPTDDDVWDRAAFEGLTHVTDPERAALAGLREVGLADVVPRPLKYDHPFTYWDYRQLCFPKNRGMRIDLVYGNKPFADAVKDSYVDREERKGKGASDHAPVVVDLDV, from the coding sequence ATGCGCATCGCGACCTGGAACGTCAATTCGATCACCGCCCGCCTGCCCCGACTCCTGGCCTGGCTGGAGAGCAGCGGCACGGACGTGCTGTGCATCCAGGAGACCAAGTGCACCGTCGAGCAGTTCCCCGCCGACGAGCTGCGCGAGCTGGGGTACGAGTCGGTGGTGAGCGCCACCGGACGGTGGAACGGCGTGGCCCTGCTCTCCAAGGTCGGTCTGGAGGACGTCGTCACCGGCCTGCCCGGCGGGCCCGACTACGAGACCGTGCAGGAGCCCCGGGCGATCTCCGCGACCTGCGGCCCGGTCCGCGTGTGGTCGGTCTACGTGCCCAACGGCCGCGAGGTCGCCCATGAGCACTACGCGTACAAGCTCCGCTGGCTGGAGGCGCTCCAGGCGGCCGTCGCCGAGGACGCCGCGGGGGAGCGGCCGTTCGCCGTCCTGGGCGACTACAACATCGCGCCGACCGACGACGACGTCTGGGACCGGGCGGCCTTCGAGGGCCTCACCCACGTCACGGACCCGGAGCGGGCAGCCCTGGCCGGACTCCGCGAGGTCGGCCTCGCGGACGTGGTCCCGCGGCCGCTGAAGTACGACCACCCCTTCACGTACTGGGACTACCGCCAGCTCTGCTTCCCGAAGAACCGCGGGATGCGCATCGACCTGGTGTACGGCAACAAGCCGTTCGCCGACGCGGTCAAGGACAGCTACGTCGACCGCGAGGAGCGCAAGGGCAAGGGCGCGTCCGACCACGCCCCTGTCGTCGTCGACCTGGACGTCTAG
- a CDS encoding MBL fold metallo-hydrolase encodes MRWSPVKLTKKSHSCVRLEKDGRTLVIDPGGFSEEDSALGADVLLVTHEHADHFDEDRLRAGLESNPAAQIWTLRSVAEKLSAAFPGRVHTVGHGDTFSAAGFDVQVHGELHAVIHPDIPRITNVGFLVDGSVFHPGDALTVPDHPVDTLMLPVMAPWSKISEVIDYVREVKPRRAIDVHDALLTDLARPIYDRQIGALGGTDHGRLTPGDSTEL; translated from the coding sequence GTGAGGTGGAGTCCCGTGAAGCTGACGAAGAAGTCGCACTCCTGCGTCCGTCTGGAGAAGGACGGACGGACGCTCGTCATCGACCCGGGCGGCTTCAGCGAGGAGGACTCGGCGCTCGGCGCCGACGTCCTGCTCGTCACCCACGAGCACGCCGACCATTTCGACGAGGACCGGCTGCGGGCCGGCCTGGAGTCCAACCCGGCGGCCCAGATCTGGACGCTGCGCAGCGTCGCGGAGAAGCTCTCGGCCGCCTTCCCGGGCCGCGTCCACACCGTCGGCCACGGTGACACCTTCAGCGCGGCCGGCTTCGACGTCCAGGTCCACGGCGAGCTGCACGCGGTGATCCATCCGGACATCCCCCGGATCACCAACGTCGGCTTCCTCGTGGACGGCTCCGTCTTCCACCCGGGCGACGCGCTGACCGTCCCCGACCACCCGGTGGACACGCTGATGCTGCCGGTGATGGCCCCCTGGAGCAAGATCTCCGAGGTCATCGACTACGTACGCGAGGTGAAGCCGCGCCGGGCCATCGACGTCCACGACGCCCTGCTCACCGACCTCGCCCGGCCCATCTACGACCGGCAGATCGGCGCCCTCGGCGGCACGGACCACGGCCGGCTGACCCCGGGGGACTCGACCGAACTGTGA
- a CDS encoding alpha/beta fold hydrolase, with translation MSETLTNTLQYRVDGREDAPVLVIGPSLGTTWHMWDRQIPELTRQWRIVRFDLPGHGGAPARPFTSVAELGDRLLATLDELGVQRFGYVGCSIGGAVGLDLALRAPHRVASLALVAASPRFGSADEFRQRGVIVRTNGLEPMARTAPEQWFTPAFRAAQPAIVEWAVQMVRTTDPGCYIGACEALAVFDVREALGRIGIPALVLVGSDDQVTGPAEARTLVAGIADARLAVVPGASHLAPVEQPAAVTELLTSHFAGIVHDTQSALPALAMPPVSAPVVPVAEIAPAEPAGEAAGAVRPDPYDQGVKLRREILGDAHVDQALDDEFGADLQALVTRYAWGEVWSREGLDRRTRSCVTLTALIAGGHQDALGDHTRAALRNGLTPDEIREVVLQTAVYCGLPAAESALRVMGRVIKEETTPQA, from the coding sequence GTGAGTGAGACACTGACGAACACCCTGCAATACCGCGTTGACGGGCGAGAAGACGCTCCGGTCCTGGTCATCGGGCCCTCTCTGGGTACCACATGGCACATGTGGGACCGCCAGATACCCGAGCTCACCCGCCAGTGGCGCATCGTCCGTTTCGACCTGCCGGGGCACGGCGGGGCCCCCGCGCGACCCTTCACCTCCGTCGCCGAGCTCGGCGACCGGCTGCTCGCCACCCTCGACGAGCTGGGCGTCCAGCGCTTCGGCTACGTGGGCTGCTCCATCGGCGGCGCGGTCGGCCTCGACCTCGCCCTGCGGGCGCCCCATCGGGTCGCCTCGCTCGCCCTGGTCGCCGCCTCTCCCCGGTTCGGCAGCGCCGACGAGTTCCGCCAGCGCGGTGTGATCGTCCGGACCAACGGCCTCGAACCCATGGCCCGCACCGCCCCCGAGCAGTGGTTCACCCCCGCCTTCCGCGCAGCGCAGCCCGCGATCGTCGAGTGGGCCGTGCAGATGGTCCGCACCACCGACCCCGGCTGCTACATCGGCGCCTGCGAGGCGCTCGCCGTCTTCGACGTACGGGAAGCCCTCGGCCGCATCGGCATCCCCGCCCTCGTGCTCGTCGGCTCCGACGACCAGGTCACCGGACCCGCCGAGGCCCGCACCCTGGTCGCCGGGATCGCCGACGCCCGGCTCGCCGTCGTCCCAGGCGCCTCCCACCTCGCCCCGGTCGAGCAGCCCGCCGCCGTCACCGAGCTGCTCACGAGCCACTTCGCCGGGATCGTGCACGACACACAGAGCGCCCTGCCCGCTCTGGCGATGCCGCCCGTCTCCGCCCCGGTCGTGCCCGTCGCCGAGATCGCACCCGCCGAGCCGGCGGGCGAGGCGGCGGGGGCCGTACGTCCCGACCCGTACGACCAGGGCGTCAAGCTGCGCCGCGAGATCCTCGGCGACGCGCATGTGGACCAGGCCCTGGACGACGAGTTCGGCGCCGACCTCCAGGCCCTCGTCACCCGCTACGCCTGGGGCGAGGTCTGGAGCCGCGAGGGCCTGGACCGCCGCACGCGCAGCTGCGTGACCCTGACCGCGCTGATCGCGGGCGGCCACCAGGACGCGCTCGGCGACCACACCCGGGCCGCCCTGCGCAACGGCCTGACCCCGGACGAGATCAGGGAGGTCGTGCTGCAGACCGCGGTCTACTGCGGGCTGCCGGCGGCCGAGAGCGCCCTGCGCGTGATGGGACGTGTGATCAAGGAAGAGACCACCCCGCAGGCGTAG
- a CDS encoding ATP-dependent Clp protease proteolytic subunit: protein MEGMLAEHTRRDLLQIREDVERDHVLTAEQALEFGLIDHVISPRSIVRAS from the coding sequence GTGGAGGGCATGCTCGCCGAGCACACCCGGCGGGACCTGCTCCAGATCCGTGAGGACGTCGAGCGGGACCACGTCCTCACCGCCGAGCAGGCCCTGGAATTCGGACTGATCGACCACGTCATCAGTCCGCGCTCCATCGTCCGCGCCTCCTGA
- a CDS encoding ROK family glucokinase, translated as MSTYRDLTQRGATRGAALRTVGTRERRSHLTAPRVPTVGIDIGGTKVMAGVVDADGTILEKIRTETPDKSKSPKVVEDTIVELVLDLSDRHDVHAVGIGAAGWVDADRATVLFAPHLAWRNEPLRDSLQSRLAVPVMVDNDANTAAWAEWRFGAGRGEDHLVMITLGTGIGGAILEDGRVKRGKYGVAGEFGHMQVVPGGHRCPCGNRGCWEQYSSGNALVREARELAAADSPVAYNIIERVKGHVPDITGPLITELAREGDAMCVELLQDIGQWLGVGIANLAAALDPSCFVIGGGVSAADDLLIAPARDAFRRHLTGRGYRPEARITKAQLGPEAGMVGAADLARLVARRFRRANRRRAERHERYERYAQALRGGTEGRTSRTTQDPDS; from the coding sequence ATGAGTACCTACCGCGATCTGACCCAGCGCGGGGCCACCCGAGGCGCCGCGCTGCGGACCGTCGGCACCCGAGAGCGGCGCTCCCACCTGACCGCGCCCCGGGTGCCCACCGTCGGCATCGACATCGGCGGTACGAAGGTCATGGCCGGCGTCGTCGACGCGGACGGCACCATCCTGGAGAAGATCCGCACCGAGACCCCCGACAAGTCCAAGAGCCCCAAGGTCGTCGAGGACACCATCGTCGAGCTGGTCCTGGACCTCTCCGACCGGCACGACGTGCACGCCGTCGGCATCGGCGCCGCCGGCTGGGTCGACGCCGACCGCGCCACCGTCCTCTTCGCCCCGCACCTCGCCTGGCGCAACGAGCCGCTGCGCGACTCCCTCCAGTCCCGGCTGGCCGTCCCCGTCATGGTCGACAACGACGCCAACACCGCCGCCTGGGCCGAGTGGCGCTTCGGAGCCGGACGGGGCGAGGACCACCTCGTCATGATCACCCTCGGTACCGGCATCGGCGGGGCGATCCTGGAGGACGGCCGGGTCAAGCGCGGCAAGTACGGGGTGGCCGGCGAGTTCGGCCATATGCAGGTCGTCCCCGGCGGCCACCGCTGCCCCTGCGGCAACCGCGGCTGCTGGGAGCAGTACAGCTCCGGCAACGCCCTGGTCCGCGAGGCCAGGGAACTGGCCGCCGCCGACTCCCCGGTCGCGTACAACATCATCGAGCGGGTCAAGGGGCACGTCCCCGACATCACCGGCCCGCTCATCACCGAGCTGGCCCGCGAGGGCGACGCCATGTGCGTCGAGCTCCTCCAGGACATCGGGCAGTGGCTCGGCGTCGGCATCGCCAACCTCGCCGCCGCCCTCGACCCCTCCTGCTTCGTCATCGGCGGAGGCGTCAGCGCCGCCGACGACCTGCTGATCGCACCCGCCAGGGACGCCTTCCGCCGCCACCTCACCGGTCGTGGCTACCGCCCCGAGGCCCGGATCACCAAGGCCCAGCTCGGCCCCGAGGCCGGCATGGTCGGCGCCGCCGACCTCGCCCGGCTCGTGGCCCGCCGCTTCCGCCGTGCCAACCGCCGCCGCGCCGAGCGCCACGAGCGGTACGAGCGCTACGCCCAGGCACTGCGCGGCGGCACCGAAGGACGCACCTCCCGCACCACTCAGGACCCGGATTCATGA
- a CDS encoding ATP-binding cassette domain-containing protein: MTPEPTAPAPALVELDDVSKYYGNIRALEGVSLEVHAGEITCVLGDNGAGKSTLIKIIAGLHRHDAGTFRIEGEDVTLSSPREALDLGIATVYQDLAVVPLMPVWRNFFLGSEPTKGAGPFKRLDVELMRETTRAELLRMGIDLRDVDQPIGTLSGGERQCVAIARAVYFGAKVLVLDEPTAALGVKQSGVVLKYVAAARDQGLGVVLITHNPHHAYLVGDRFILLKRGVMSGSHTKDAVTLDELTRQMAGGSELEDLRHELERPTPS; the protein is encoded by the coding sequence ATGACCCCCGAGCCCACTGCCCCGGCCCCCGCGCTCGTCGAGCTCGACGACGTCAGCAAGTACTACGGCAACATCCGCGCCCTCGAAGGGGTCTCCCTGGAGGTCCACGCGGGCGAGATCACCTGCGTCCTCGGCGACAACGGAGCCGGCAAGTCCACCCTCATCAAGATCATCGCGGGGCTGCACCGGCACGACGCCGGCACCTTCCGCATCGAGGGCGAGGACGTCACGCTCTCCAGCCCGCGCGAGGCCCTGGACCTCGGCATCGCCACCGTCTACCAGGACCTGGCCGTCGTCCCGCTGATGCCGGTCTGGCGGAACTTCTTCCTCGGCTCCGAGCCCACCAAGGGCGCAGGACCCTTCAAGCGACTCGACGTCGAGCTCATGCGGGAGACCACCCGCGCGGAGCTGCTGCGCATGGGTATCGACCTGCGCGACGTCGACCAGCCCATCGGCACCCTCTCCGGCGGCGAGCGCCAGTGCGTGGCCATCGCCCGCGCGGTGTACTTCGGCGCCAAGGTCCTGGTCCTGGACGAGCCGACCGCCGCCCTCGGCGTCAAGCAGTCCGGAGTGGTCCTGAAGTATGTGGCCGCCGCCCGTGACCAGGGCCTCGGAGTGGTCCTCATCACCCACAACCCGCACCACGCCTATCTCGTCGGCGACCGTTTCATCCTGCTCAAGCGCGGTGTCATGTCGGGCAGCCACACCAAGGATGCGGTCACCCTGGACGAGTTGACCCGGCAGATGGCGGGCGGCAGCGAGCTGGAGGACCTTCGCCACGAGCTGGAACGCCCGACCCCTTCGTAA
- a CDS encoding ABC transporter permease, with protein sequence MSATAPSDLDHVDERLLRTTRLRKLLARPELGSVVGAAAVFVFFSIVADSFLRASSLGTVFYAASTIGIMAVPVALLMIGGEFDLSAGVMVTTSALISSMFSYQMTANVWVGVGVSLLVTLAIGVFNGFMLTRTKLPSFIITLGTFLMLTGLNLGFTKLISGTVSTKSIADMEGFPSAKKLFASQLTIGGVDLKVTILWWIGLVAVATWILLRTRFGNWIFAVGGNADAARAVGVPVARTKIGLYMGVAFCAWISGQHLLFSFDVVQSGEGVGNELIYIIAAVIGGCLITGGYGSAIGSAVGAFIFGMTSKGIVYAEWNPDWFKFFLGAMLLLATLLNAWIRRRVEATK encoded by the coding sequence ATGAGCGCGACCGCGCCGTCCGACCTCGACCACGTCGACGAGCGGCTGCTGCGCACCACCCGGCTGCGCAAGCTCCTGGCCCGGCCCGAGCTCGGCTCCGTCGTCGGAGCCGCCGCCGTCTTCGTCTTCTTCTCGATCGTCGCCGACAGCTTCCTGCGCGCCTCCAGTCTCGGCACGGTCTTCTACGCGGCCTCCACCATCGGCATCATGGCGGTGCCCGTCGCGCTGCTGATGATCGGCGGCGAGTTCGACCTCTCGGCCGGCGTGATGGTCACCACCTCGGCGCTGATCTCGTCGATGTTCAGCTACCAGATGACCGCGAACGTCTGGGTCGGCGTCGGTGTCTCGCTGCTCGTCACCCTCGCCATCGGCGTCTTCAACGGCTTCATGCTGACCCGCACCAAACTGCCGAGCTTCATCATCACCCTCGGCACGTTCCTCATGCTGACCGGACTGAACCTCGGCTTCACCAAGCTGATCAGCGGCACGGTCTCCACCAAGTCGATCGCCGACATGGAGGGCTTCCCCTCCGCCAAGAAGCTCTTCGCCTCCCAGCTGACCATCGGCGGCGTCGACCTCAAGGTCACCATCCTGTGGTGGATCGGCCTGGTCGCGGTCGCCACCTGGATCCTGCTGCGCACCCGCTTCGGCAACTGGATCTTCGCCGTCGGCGGTAACGCCGACGCGGCCCGCGCGGTCGGTGTCCCGGTCGCCAGGACCAAGATCGGTCTCTACATGGGCGTGGCCTTCTGCGCCTGGATCTCCGGTCAGCACCTGCTCTTCTCCTTCGACGTCGTCCAGTCCGGGGAGGGCGTCGGCAACGAGCTGATCTACATCATCGCGGCCGTCATCGGCGGCTGTCTGATCACCGGCGGCTACGGCTCCGCCATCGGCTCCGCGGTCGGCGCGTTCATCTTCGGCATGACCAGCAAGGGCATCGTGTACGCGGAGTGGAACCCGGACTGGTTCAAGTTCTTCCTGGGAGCGATGCTCCTGCTGGCGACCCTGCTGAACGCCTGGATCCGCAGGCGTGTGGAGGCGACCAAATGA